TTGCTCAGGTTAGTAAATTTGTGCAATGCCTCAACATCGCCCACAACCGGTATGCTGCGTACGCCTTTTTTATCTTCCCACTCCGTACCGTGGTACCGGGCTACCTGGGCTAAAAGTACCTCCATGGTAGCACGGGTATCGGCCTCGGCGCTGTGGGCGTTAATGATATCCTTGCTGCAATAAAACTGGTAGGCAGCTTTTAAAGTACGCTGTTCCATCTGGTGAAAAATGTTTTGCACATCTACAAAATGGCGGCTTTCCAGGCCAAACTCTACCTTGGCGCGCAAAAACTCCTCCATCAGCATGGGTATATCAAACTTGTTTGAGTTGTAGCCGGCCAGGTCGCTTTCGCCTATAAAATCGGCAATATCTTGCGCCAGCGCTTCAAAGGCGGGTTCGTTGGCTACGTGCTCATCATAAATACCATGTACTAACGATGATTCCAGCGGAATAGGCATGCCGGGGTTAACGCGCCATGTTTTAACTTCTTCGCTATCATCAGGATGCAGTTTTATAACGGCTATTTCCAGTATACGGTCCGTACCCAGGTTGGTGCCGGTAGTTTCCAGGTCGAAAAAGGCCAGCGGGCGTTT
This genomic interval from Mucilaginibacter defluvii contains the following:
- a CDS encoding exonuclease domain-containing protein, producing the protein MKLILKRPLAFFDLETTGTNLGTDRILEIAVIKLHPDDSEEVKTWRVNPGMPIPLESSLVHGIYDEHVANEPAFEALAQDIADFIGESDLAGYNSNKFDIPMLMEEFLRAKVEFGLESRHFVDVQNIFHQMEQRTLKAAYQFYCSKDIINAHSAEADTRATMEVLLAQVARYHGTEWEDKKGVRSIPVVGDVEALHKFTNLSKPVDFAGRLVYNEDGEELINFGKHKGKRVEDVFDAEPSYYSWMMQGDFPLYTKRKLDEIYKRWSAKKAAERQSRPQQPKPQQQPAQQNFVKKEYQKPQQYQNNRPNNNYPKKDDTPAKPVNDDMLKLLADKFKKG